ATAGGGTAAGCCTGATCAGCAAGGTAGGTAATGATGGGGCCGGCAGTGAAATAATTGAATTCCTTAACAAACAGGGTATCAACACCCAAAGCGTAAAAGTGGATTCTACTCTAAAAACTGGAGATGTAAAAGTTACTTTGAACGACAAAGGTTCCGCCTCATATATTATAGAGTCTCCTAGAGCTTGGGACCATATTTTACTTACACCAGATGCTGTAGACATTACTCAAACTTCGGATGCCTTTATATACGGAAGTTTGGCCGCAAGAAACCATACCTCTAAGAATACACTGCATGAGCTTTTAAAACTGGCCAAGTATAAAATTTTTGATGTTAATCTTAGAGCTCCGCATTACACCATACATGTTTTGTACGAACTCATGGATGCTGCCGACTTTATAAAGTTTAATGACGATGAAATTTTAGAAATAGCAAAAGCCCTAGATTTCGAATCCGAGTCTCTAGAAGAAAACATCAAATTTATAGCGAAGTATACAAATACAACATCTATTTGTGTTACAAGGGGCGGTAATGGCGCCATACTCTATTGTAATAATTTATTTTATTACAACAACGGCTATCCAATAACAGTTGTGGACACTGTTGGTGCAGGAGATTCTTTTTTGGCATCTCTGATCAACAAAATCCTTAAGGGTGCTTCCCCTCAAAATGCCCTTGATTTTTCTTGCGCCATGGGTGCAATTGTAGCCAGTAACCAAGGGGCAAACCCAAAAATAGAGAAAGCTACTATTGATAAAATGATGTATGTACAACCATAGAGATATGCTATAACAGACCAGAATTAAAATCTTTTATACACTCTTTAATCGTGCGCGTTCTAATATAATTTAGATAGCGCACGTACTTTTCCACAAAAATTGGACTGCTTTTTAAATCGCCAAAAACAGATTCGATTTCTAAAAACCTAATCGGATTCTGCTGAGACTGAGTGGCCCTTCTAATCAGAACATTACTTATAGAGTCTGAAATTTTATATGTTTTACCTTGATCATCCAAACCATCATAATATGTACACCATGCGGCAATAACAAAAGCAGCCCTGTCTATAACCTTGTCTTTTGACAACTGTGTCCGCACCGTCGGCAAAATAAAAATTGGGACTTTTGCAGAACTTTCATCGCAAATCCTGGAAAGGCTATCATATATATAAGGGTTCTTAAATCTAGCAATCAAAGTGGACTTATAATTTTCTACCAAATGAACCTCGGCCTTATCGAGAACAGGAATGACCTCTGCATCCATAAAAGTTTTCAGGAAATACATAAAGTCTTCATCGTTTGCAGCCTCACCTACGGTTTTATATCCGTGAAGCGTACCCAAGATACCCAATAGGGTATGTCCCGCATTAAGCAACTGAAGTTTCATTTTATCATAAAACTCAATATGCTCCACAAACTGTACACCTACCTTTTCCCACTGTGGCCTTCCGTGAAAAAAATTATCCTCGATCACCCAGTTCGCAAAAGGCTCGCAGACCACTGGCCATTGGTCCTCAATTAAAAAGTCGTTTTTTAAAGTTTCAATGTCTTCCGGGCGGGTTAGCGGTGTAATTCGATCTACCATTGAATTTGGAAACGTAGTGTTCTCCTTTAGCCACGGCAGCAGTTCGGGCTCCATCTTATTAACGTAGTTGAAAAAAGAAGCTTTCATCGTATCTCCGTTGCCTTTTATATTGTCACATGATAGAATGGTACAACCTGCAAGACCTCGGAACTTCCTCAACTTAAAGGCTTGCATCAAATATCCAAAAACGGTTTTTGGATAAAAGGGGTTTCTCATATCTTCGGCAACAACCGGATTCTCCTGATCAAACTCTCCTGTTATCTCGTTCAAGTGATATCCGTCTTCGGCAATGGTCAACGAAATAATCTCGATATCCGGATGAGCAAGTCTTTCAATGACCGCCATGGGATTTTCAGGACCAAAAAAGTACTCTACAATAGAGCCTATAACTTTTATTTGATGGGAACCATTGGCATCTTTCACCATCAAGCAATACAGCCCGTCTTGATCCTTTAGAACATTATAAATTTTTCGGTCTGCATCCAAAAGGTCTATTCCGCATATACCAAAATTAAATTCATCATGATTTTCTATCAGCTCGTGCATATAATATGCCTGATGCGCTCTATGAAAATTGCTTATCCCAATATGTGCAATACTTGTTTTAATTTTATCTCGATCAAATGCAGGAATCAACGCCCTATTCTGTAGCGCGCCTACATTCTCAATATTTAAGTATAATGGGTTTTGCATATTTTTTTTACAATATAGAATCAGTATCCAAAATCTTTCAATTTACATAAAAAATAAAATTATATCTATATTTATAAAGTGTTCATTGTATATTGACGAAATAGAACTTCATGCTCCGGCAAACGAAGTTTAAACCAAAGATAAGAGAGCTGTATTTAAATGGATTTTAGAAAACTGGATAACGTATCTGTCAATTGTGTCATTTTTGGCTTAGGCCCAGAAGGTTTGTATGTTCTTTTGCAAAAACGTACGCTAAATATGTTCCGAAAAGAGTACCCGGTAATTGATGACTGGGTTATAACAGGAGAACGTGCTTTCACAAACAAAACTTTAGAGGAATCTGCTAACAGTATCTTTAAAAGTATAACCAACCTTAACGAATTCAATAGGGTTCAGTTTCACACCTACGGCAATACCTCTAGAATTAAAACCGACAAAGATTTATTATGGACCAAAAGCAAAGGACTAAAGGCACAATCCATGACCATTGCGTATTATTTTGTACAGCCTAAAAAGAACATTCAATTAACCGATGATGACTTTAAGTGGTTTCCCGTAAAAGCTTTGCCGGAATTGGGTTTTGACCACAAAAAAATAATTGATGACGCTCAGGAAGATTTGAAGCAAAAAATCATGGTTGAGCCTATAATATTTGATTTGATATCGCATAAGTTTACGTTAAATGAACTTCAAATTGCTTTTGAGTCTGTCCTGAACATTGAAATTGACAACCGAAATTTCCGAAAAAAAGTACTGAAGAAAATTTATATTGTTCCTTTGAACGAAACCCGAAAGGGCAATGCAAAAAAACCTTCTAAACTCTATGTTTTTAGCCGAGATGTGTATAATAAAGTAACGGAGAAAGACCTCATCATAAATATTTAAGAGTTTAAAAGTCAATAAAAATATTGGTTCCGAACGAAATACAAACCATGCCTAACAAGACAGAATAAGGCTTTACCCTATGAGGTAAACCAGAAAATATCTTTCAATTAATGCCTTCACAGCACCATTTATACACATTTTCCTACGTTTTATAATTTCGCCCAACGATCAAAACAAAGATTTCGTATATTCGTGGTATACTATTTGCTCACATAATTATATGAAGCACTTTTACCTCTTAATTACTTTCTTGTGTATTTCCTTTTGCTATGGGCAAGAATCCCAGGGCAATGGGGATATTAAAGGTTTTAAACTTTACCCGAATCCGGTTACGAACGGTAAAGTTTATATTAGCACTTCTGAAACTTCGCCTAAACAAATCTTGATTTATGATGTTTTGGGAACACAGGTTTTAGAAACCAAAATTAATGGTGAGGAACTGTATCTTTCAAATATTGATGCGGGAGTTTATGTATTGCGTGTTTACCAAAACAACAAAGTAGCTACCAGAAAGCTGATTATAAAATAGTTCTTAGAACACCATCCAAACCCGCCTTATTTTCAATTGTTTACAATATTAAACGGTATAGCCCATTGACAAATACCCGTCGATGAATGGTAACAAAACTGCGATGAATGGAAGGCGATATTTCCTACACCTACATCTAAGTCACTTTCACAACATTTTACAACACCTACCCTACCCTTTACTTACCTTTAAACTGTTGACCCCAAATCAATACTTATGCGTGCTACCTACTTTATGCTTTTACTAATGTTCACCATTAGTATGTCCGCCCAAAATTCCTTTGATTTCCAAAATCAGAGCAAAGAAGAAATTCCTGGTTTTAAACTTTATCCCAACCCCGCTTTTAATGATGTGGTGAATGTCATTACCAGAGACAACCAAGTAAAACAAATTAAGGTTTATGATGTTTTTGGTAAGATTGTCCTAACCGATCAAATCTCCAAAAGCAATCTAAATATTTCTAGACTGGTACCCGGAGTATATGTACTTCAAGTAACCGAAAACAAAAAAACGAGCAACCGAAAATTGGTCGTAAAATAAGCACAAAAAAAGCCCCCTCTCGGGAGCTATTTCAATCTAATTAAAAACAAGTACTCTATTTACGTTAAGGTGTTTCCGTCAATAATTCAAAAACAACTTTACCGCAACTCTAATTTTATAATATCTCTACCACTTCAAGGTCAAAAACAAGGTCTTTACCTGCTAAAGGGTGATTACCATCTACAACAATACTTTCTTCCTTTACATCTGTGACCAAAAGATTAATTTCCTGACCACTTTGAGTCTGAGAAACAAGCCCCATACCTACTTTTGGCTCTATATCCTGTGGCAATTGACTTTTAGGCACTTCTTGTATCAATTCCTCTTTAGGCATTCCGTAAGCTTCCTCTTTTGGGATGTTAACGGTTTTTTTCTCATTGACCTTCATATCAATAAGACCTTTTTCAAAACCAGGTATCAATTCACCTTGACCCATAGTAAATTCAATAGGCTCTCCTCTTTCAACAGAGCTATCAAAAACTTCACCTGAAGCCAACTTTCCTGTGTAATGTACTTTTACTTTATCGTTTTGTTTAACTTGACTCATAATATCATTTTAAAAAACAGCAAAATGCTATTTTATAGCTATTTCGGTAAAGGTACAGGTATAAAAACGGTTACAAAATCTTTAACCCAAGGCCTCGGGGTATTTAGAAAACATTAACACTTTACACGTTAAACGTTAATAGTTTTAACACTTGCCACCTAGTTCAATACCAACTTCCGTAACTATACCAAAATTATACACTTTTACCCATCTTGTTTATTTTTTACAGAAAGTATATGACTATTTTTGCTTCAGTAAAGTAATTATGGACGGTACCGAAATTTTTAAAATTGATTCTCAAATTGAATTTGATGCACAGGCTCTAAAAGTTTTTAAGCATCAGTTCCGAACCAATGCCGTGTACCGTGAATTTTGTTCTTATTTAAAGAAATCCGACGAAAATGTAACTCAAGTTTCAGAAATACCTTTCCTGCCTATCTCTTTTTTTAAGTCGAAAGAAATTATTTCTGGCGAAAAACATCCTAAAACTATTTTTACAAGTAGTGGAACCACCGGAAACGAAACCAGTAAACACTTTGTTAACCGCATTTCCCTTTACGAACAAAGTTTCCGCAAGGCTTTTGAACAATTCTACGGTAAAGTTGAAGATTATTGCGTTCTAGCTTTACTACCTTCTTATCTTGAACGGGAAGGATCATCACTCATTTACATGGTAGATGATATGATAAAAGAAAGCAAACATGTAGATAGTGGGTTTTACCTCAACAACCTTGATAGTTTGAGGGATAAATTGATTCAGCTGGATAAAAACGGTCAAAAAATACTACTCATAGGTGTTTCCTTTGCTCTTCTAGACATGGTGGAAAAGCATTCGCTCCAATTGAAAAATACGGTCATTATGGAGACTGGAGGCATGAAAGGACGAAGAAAGGAATTAATTCGCGAAGAACTACACGAAATTTTAAAAGCAGGATTTGGTGTGCCGGTTATACATTCGGAATATGGAATGACAGAACTACTATCCCAAGGGTATTCCAAAGGAAACGGCATTTTTGAAACCCCACCATGGATGAAAATATTAATCCGTGATACCGAAGACCCGCTAACTTACCAAAACCACGGAAAAACCGGAGGTATCAATGTCATTGATTTGGCCAATATTGATTCCTGCGCATTTATAGCTACCCAAGATTTAGGCAAGACCTATGAAAATGGCACATTTGAAGTACTGGGCCGTTTTGACCATTCAGATGTTAGGGGTTGTAATCTAATGGTTCTTTAAAGACCCAAAATCTTTGCATCTACAAAGAAGGTTGTGTTTACGTCTATCTCATGATCAGTACTGATCAGCTCGTCCGTAACGGTTTCCAATCTAAGATTGAATTTATCTTTTTTAATGTAGTCCTTAAGATCAACATCTATAACATCTACATCCAAAACATCACCCACAGTTTCTTCTACCTCATCCTTGGAAGCTATCATAATTTCCTCAAGACCTTCTGCAGAAATATAAACTTTTAAAGATTCAAGAAAACTAAAATCGCTATCATCCGGTGTTGTTATCTTTAATTCCAACTCCGTGAGCTTAATTTCCTCGATCAAATCTTTACGTGTATCATTCACCTCAAATTCCGATTCCGAATTGGTTTCTACATCCGGTGTAAACATATCAAAAGGAAGGTCTATTCCGGTTGAGGATGGAATGGTCACCTGGGTTGTATAATCTATATTAAACTTAGTGAGTTCATCTAATTTATCACAAGAAGCAAACACTGAAATAACGGTTATAAGAAGTAAAAACTTACGCATACTAGAATGGGGTTTAAAAGTATTATGGCTACATAACGCTTTTTAAACCCCATTTAGTCTATGATTTCTAGAAAATAAAACGATTGACTAGTTAACTACCAGAACAAAATAGTTCTTTTTACCCCGTTGCAGCAAAACAAACTTACCATTGATCAAATCATTTTCCGTGATGAGGTAATCTGCTTTTACCTTTTCTTTATTTACTGAAATAGAATTTTGTTTCAGCTCTCTTCTTGCTTCACTATTAGAAGCCAAAAATCCTGTTTTATCTGCCAAAGCACCGATCATGTCCAATCCTGGTGTAAGTTCAGAATTAGAAACTTCAGCCTGTGGAACACCATCAAAAACATCTAAAAATGTCTTTTCGTTCAAACCTTTTAAGTCTTCAGATGTTGACTTCCCAAAAAGAATGTTACTCGCTTTTTGAGCATTCTCCAAATCTTCTTGCGAATGAACCATAACGGTAATTTCTTCTGCAAGTCGCTTTTGTAAGATGCGCATATGTGGCGCTTCCTGATGCTCTTTCACCAATGTATCTATCTCATCCTTAGAAAGGAACGTAAATATCTTAATATACTTTTCAGCATCTGCATCTGATGTGTTCAACCAATATTGGTAAAACTTGTAAGGAGATGTGCGCTCGGAATCCAACCAGATATTACCTCCCTCGGTCTTACCGAATTTAGTACCATCTGCCTTGGTAATCAATGGGCATGTTAAGGCATACCCTTTTCCTCCGCCAATTCTTCTGATCAATTCCGTACCCGTAGTGATATTCCCCCATTGATCACTACCTCCCATCTGCAATGTACAGTTATGGTTCTGGTATAAATATAGAAAATCATATCCTTGAACCATCTGGTAGGTAAACTCGGTAAAAGACATCCCTTCTTTGGATTCTGCAGAAAGTCGCTTTCTTACAGAATCCTTCGCCATCATATAGTTAACAGTAATATGCTTGCCAACATCCCGTATGAAATCCAAGAAAGAGAAATCCTTCATCCAATCATAATTGTTGACCAAAAGAGCAGCATTATCGGCATCACTATCAAAATCTAAAAACCGTGACAGTTGATTTTTTATTCCTTCTTGATTATGGCGTAGTGTTGCCTCGTCCAATAGATTACGCTCCGCAGATTTACCAGAAGGATCACCGATCATACCCGTGGCACCACCAATAAGGGCATATGGCTTATGGCCTGCCAATTGAAAATGACGTAACATCATTACCCCCACCAAGTGGCCAATATGTAGTGAATCTGCCGTAGGATCAATACCTACGTATGCAGATTGCATTTCGTTCATTAGGTGCTCTTCGGTTCCAGGCATTGCGTCGTGCAGCATGCCTCTCCATTTTAATTCTTCTACAAAGTTTGAAGTCATGTCCGTTTATTCTGATAATTTGCTGCAAATATAAAAGTAAATCATGGCCCAACCCCTGAATATTAAAGGAATTTATTCCGCGCTATTTGCTAACTTTGGCACATGGTCTTGGTTACAGGAGGAACGGGGTTAGTGGGCTCACATCTTTTATTTAAATTGATGGAGAACGGTCATTCCGTTAGAGCAATTCATAGAAAGGGAAGCGACCTGAAACGCGTGGCCAAGGTTTTTGGCTATTATTCAGACGATGCCAAAAGTCTCTTTAACAAAATAGAATGGGTAGAGGCCGATATTATTGACATACCGGCATTGGAAATTGCTTTTGACCAAATTACCCATGTTTACCATACCGCTGCATTGATTTCTTTTGACCCCAAGAATTTTGATACACTCCAAAAAATAAATACCGAAGGAACCGCCAATATTGTAAACCTTTGTATTTCAAATGGCATAAAAAAATTGTGCTATACCAGTACCATAGGCGCTATTGGTAAAAGTTTGGA
This genomic interval from Zobellia roscoffensis contains the following:
- a CDS encoding T9SS type A sorting domain-containing protein, which translates into the protein MRATYFMLLLMFTISMSAQNSFDFQNQSKEEIPGFKLYPNPAFNDVVNVITRDNQVKQIKVYDVFGKIVLTDQISKSNLNISRLVPGVYVLQVTENKKTSNRKLVVK
- a CDS encoding LuxE/PaaK family acyltransferase — translated: MDGTEIFKIDSQIEFDAQALKVFKHQFRTNAVYREFCSYLKKSDENVTQVSEIPFLPISFFKSKEIISGEKHPKTIFTSSGTTGNETSKHFVNRISLYEQSFRKAFEQFYGKVEDYCVLALLPSYLEREGSSLIYMVDDMIKESKHVDSGFYLNNLDSLRDKLIQLDKNGQKILLIGVSFALLDMVEKHSLQLKNTVIMETGGMKGRRKELIREELHEILKAGFGVPVIHSEYGMTELLSQGYSKGNGIFETPPWMKILIRDTEDPLTYQNHGKTGGINVIDLANIDSCAFIATQDLGKTYENGTFEVLGRFDHSDVRGCNLMVL
- a CDS encoding T9SS type A sorting domain-containing protein, which encodes MKHFYLLITFLCISFCYGQESQGNGDIKGFKLYPNPVTNGKVYISTSETSPKQILIYDVLGTQVLETKINGEELYLSNIDAGVYVLRVYQNNKVATRKLIIK
- a CDS encoding NUDIX hydrolase; this encodes MDFRKLDNVSVNCVIFGLGPEGLYVLLQKRTLNMFRKEYPVIDDWVITGERAFTNKTLEESANSIFKSITNLNEFNRVQFHTYGNTSRIKTDKDLLWTKSKGLKAQSMTIAYYFVQPKKNIQLTDDDFKWFPVKALPELGFDHKKIIDDAQEDLKQKIMVEPIIFDLISHKFTLNELQIAFESVLNIEIDNRNFRKKVLKKIYIVPLNETRKGNAKKPSKLYVFSRDVYNKVTEKDLIINI
- a CDS encoding mannitol dehydrogenase family protein; its protein translation is MQNPLYLNIENVGALQNRALIPAFDRDKIKTSIAHIGISNFHRAHQAYYMHELIENHDEFNFGICGIDLLDADRKIYNVLKDQDGLYCLMVKDANGSHQIKVIGSIVEYFFGPENPMAVIERLAHPDIEIISLTIAEDGYHLNEITGEFDQENPVVAEDMRNPFYPKTVFGYLMQAFKLRKFRGLAGCTILSCDNIKGNGDTMKASFFNYVNKMEPELLPWLKENTTFPNSMVDRITPLTRPEDIETLKNDFLIEDQWPVVCEPFANWVIEDNFFHGRPQWEKVGVQFVEHIEFYDKMKLQLLNAGHTLLGILGTLHGYKTVGEAANDEDFMYFLKTFMDAEVIPVLDKAEVHLVENYKSTLIARFKNPYIYDSLSRICDESSAKVPIFILPTVRTQLSKDKVIDRAAFVIAAWCTYYDGLDDQGKTYKISDSISNVLIRRATQSQQNPIRFLEIESVFGDLKSSPIFVEKYVRYLNYIRTRTIKECIKDFNSGLL
- a CDS encoding carbohydrate kinase family protein, whose product is MKNIVCFGEVLWDVFPTHKKIGGAPLNVAARLQSLENRVSLISKVGNDGAGSEIIEFLNKQGINTQSVKVDSTLKTGDVKVTLNDKGSASYIIESPRAWDHILLTPDAVDITQTSDAFIYGSLAARNHTSKNTLHELLKLAKYKIFDVNLRAPHYTIHVLYELMDAADFIKFNDDEILEIAKALDFESESLEENIKFIAKYTNTTSICVTRGGNGAILYCNNLFYYNNGYPITVVDTVGAGDSFLASLINKILKGASPQNALDFSCAMGAIVASNQGANPKIEKATIDKMMYVQP
- a CDS encoding FKBP-type peptidyl-prolyl cis-trans isomerase, with amino-acid sequence MSQVKQNDKVKVHYTGKLASGEVFDSSVERGEPIEFTMGQGELIPGFEKGLIDMKVNEKKTVNIPKEEAYGMPKEELIQEVPKSQLPQDIEPKVGMGLVSQTQSGQEINLLVTDVKEESIVVDGNHPLAGKDLVFDLEVVEIL
- the tyrS gene encoding tyrosine--tRNA ligase, with amino-acid sequence MTSNFVEELKWRGMLHDAMPGTEEHLMNEMQSAYVGIDPTADSLHIGHLVGVMMLRHFQLAGHKPYALIGGATGMIGDPSGKSAERNLLDEATLRHNQEGIKNQLSRFLDFDSDADNAALLVNNYDWMKDFSFLDFIRDVGKHITVNYMMAKDSVRKRLSAESKEGMSFTEFTYQMVQGYDFLYLYQNHNCTLQMGGSDQWGNITTGTELIRRIGGGKGYALTCPLITKADGTKFGKTEGGNIWLDSERTSPYKFYQYWLNTSDADAEKYIKIFTFLSKDEIDTLVKEHQEAPHMRILQKRLAEEITVMVHSQEDLENAQKASNILFGKSTSEDLKGLNEKTFLDVFDGVPQAEVSNSELTPGLDMIGALADKTGFLASNSEARRELKQNSISVNKEKVKADYLITENDLINGKFVLLQRGKKNYFVLVVN